Proteins from a genomic interval of Gadus morhua chromosome 21, gadMor3.0, whole genome shotgun sequence:
- the cnr1 gene encoding cannabinoid receptor 1, whose protein sequence is MKSVLDGVADTTFRTITSGLQYLGSNDAKYDDPTIHADFIKGAFGMQKPSSAFRSHTFPDKVPADEDLILKGMLPYPTNATELLGNRSAFGEDGDTMRCSENFMDMECFMILTPSQQLAVAVMSLTLGTFTVLENLVVLCVIFQSRTLRCRPSYHFIGSLAVADLLGSVIFVYSFLDFHVFHRKDSTNVFLFKLGGVIASFTASVGSLFLTAIDRYISIHRPLSYRRIVTRTKAVIAFCVMWTISIVIAVLPLLGWNCKRLNTVCSNIFPLIDKNYLMFWIGVTSVLVLFIIYAYMFILWKAHNHAVRMLSRSSQKSLVVYSADGTKVQSTRPEQTRMDIRLAKTLVLILAVLVICWGPVLAIMVYDLFWKMDDDFKTVFAFATMLCLLNSMVNPVIYALRSKDLRHAFLSSCHACRGTGQQLDNSLESDCQSRNTHLAAHRAAESCVKSTVKIAKVTISVSSETSAAPV, encoded by the coding sequence ATGAAATCTGTGCTTGATGGTGTGGCAGACACCACCTTCCGGACTATCACCTCGGGTTTGCAATATCTGGGCTCCAACGACGCCAAGTATGACGACCCCACCATCCACGCCGACTTCATTAAGGGCGCCTTCGGTATGCAGAAGCCCTCGTCCGCCTTCCGCAGCCACACGTTCCCCGACAAAGTACCTGCGGACGAAGATCTCATCCTCAAGGGCATGTTGCCCTACCCTACCAACGCCACGGAGCTCCTTGGCAACAGGAGCGCCTTCGGCGAGGACGGCGACACCATGCGCTGCAGCGAGAACTTCATGGACATGGAGTGCTTCATGATCCTGACGCCCAGCCAGCAGCTGGCCGTGGCCGTCATGTCTCTGACGCTGGGCACCTTCACCGTTCTGGAGAACCTGGTGGTGCTCTGCGTCATCTTCCAGTCCCGCACCCTCCGCTGCCGGCCCTCCTACCACTTCATCGGCAGCCTGGCCGTGGCCGACCTGCTGGGCAGCGTCATCTTCGTCTACAGCTTCCTGGACTTCCACGTGTTCCACCGGAAGGACAGCACCAACGTGTTCCTCTTCAAGCTGGGCGGGGTCATCGCCTCCTTCACGGCCTCCGTGGGGAGCCTGTTCCTGACGGCCATCGACCGCTACATCTCCATCCACCGGCCGCTGTCCTACCGGCGCATCGTGACGCGCACCAAGGCGGTGATCGCCTTCTGCGTGATGTGGACCATCTCCATCGTCATCGCCGTGCTGCCCCTGCTGGGCTGGAACTGCAAGCGGCTCAACACCGTGTGCTCCAACATCTTCCCCCTGATCGACAAGAACTACCTGATGTTCTGGATCGGCGTGACCAGCGTGCTGGTGCTCTTCATCATCTACGCCTACATGTTCATCCTGTGGAAGGCGCACAACCACGCCGTGCGCATGCTGAGCCGCAGCTCCCAGAAGAGCCTGGTGGTGTACTCGGCCGACGGGACTAAGGTGCAGAGCACCCGGCCCGAGCAGACCCGCATGGACATCCGGCTGGCCAAGACGCTGGTGCTCATCCTGGCCGTGCTGGTGATCTGCTGGGGGCCCGTGCTGGCCATCATGGTGTACGACCTCTTCTGGAAGATGGACGACGACTTTAAGACGGTGTTTGCGTTCGCCACCATGCTGTGCCTGCTCAACTCCATGGTCAACCCGGTGATCTACGCGCTGAGGAGCAAGGACCTGCGCCACGCCTTCCTCAGCTCCTGCCACGCCTGCAGGGGCACCGGGCAGCAGCTGGACAACAGCCTGGAGTCCGACTGCCAGAGCCGCAACACACACTTGGCCGCCCACAGGGCGGCCGAGAGTTGCGTGAAGAGCACTGTGAAAATAGCCAAAGTGACCATCTCGGTGTCGAGTGAGACTTCCGCCGCACCTGTCTAG
- the rars2 gene encoding putative arginine--tRNA ligase, mitochondrial translates to MACFFRRSIAAKLSRTLHQPEDVFIPALHAAPVSKKRQSPDFRVPVSTLRMKGILPSHGDAQLQAEALANELNKDNVVEEISTGPGGMITFKVHRKLLVEKMLEPFGEEDAKFGFNSELFNTVKKGKTLVEFSSPNIAKKFHAGHLRSTIIGNFIANLKESLGNHVIRMNYLGDWGMQFGLLGAGFEQFGSQEKLNVNPLQHLFDVYVQANKEAEDNKEIQLAAREFFQKLEQHDSQAMSLWQQFREITVKEYQQVYKRLGVPFDVYSGESFHQEQAREVVQLLQTRGLLKTTERGTSVVDVSAEGDMSSCSTVLRSDGTSLYITRDIAAAIDRKEKFNFDEMIYVTDKSQQNHFLHLFHILRLMGHPWAESCRHVSFGLVQGMSTRRGEVVFLEDVLDEACARMLHNMQQATTTKEMADPGDTAEKVGMSALIVQDFRGPLEADYRFDWDRILQAQGDTGVFLQYTHARLRSLIRTNSTMAAKEIDPSLLLEHRSIAILQHLLRFDEVLYQSNRDLQPRHLVTFLTKLSHLVASALRELPVKGSPDDVAQARLRLFSGACSVLASGMRILGIKPVEKM, encoded by the exons ATGGCTTGTTTCTTTAGAAGAAGCATTGCTGCAAAG CTGTCAAGGACATTGCATCAACCAGAAGATGTCTTCATTCCAGCCCTTCATGCTGCTCCCGTTTCAAAGAAACG TCAATCTCCTGATTTCAGAGTGCCGGTCAGTACGCTCCGGATGAAAGGCATCCTACCGTCACACGGAGATGCGCAGTTGCAGGCAGAAGCGCTGGCCAATGAG TTGAATAAGGACAATGTAGTGGAAGAAATATCGACAGGACCTGGTGGGATGATCACCTTCAAAGTCCACCGTAAACTTCTGGTGGAG AAAATGTTGGAGCCCTTTGGAGAAGAGGATGCGAAGTTCGGCTTTAATAGTGAACTTTTCAATACTGTCAAGAAAGGAAAAACGCTGGTGGAATTTAG TTCTCCAAATATTGCAAAGAAATTTCATGCTGGACACTTGCGGTCAACTATCATAG GTAACTTCATCGCCAACCTCAAGGAGTCTCTTGGGAACCATGTTATTCGAATGAACTACCTTGGAGACTGGGGCATGCAGTTTG GTCTGCTTGGGGCTGGCTTTGAACAATTTGGAAGTCAAGAAAAATTGAATGTGAATCCCTTGCAACATCTATTTGAT GTCTATGTTCAAGCAAACAAAGAAGCAGAGGACAATAAGGAAATCCAGCTGGCCGCCAGAGAATTCTTTCAGAAGTTGGAGCAGCATGACAGCCAGGCCATGTCACTATGGCAACAATTCAGGGAAATTACAGTGAAGGAGTACCAGCAGGTTTACAAG CGGTTGGGCGTCCCCTTCGACGTCTACTCCGGGGAGTCCTTCCACCAGGAGCAGGCCCGGGAGGTGGTGCAGCTGCTCCAGACCCGCGGCCTGCTGAAGACCACCGA GAGGGGAACTAGTGTGGTTGACGTCTCCGCAGAGGGTGACATGTCCAGCTGCTCTACCGTGTTACGTAGTGACGGCACCTCGCTCTACATCACCAG aGATATTGCTGCAGCTATAGACCGAAAGGAAAAGTTCAATTTTGATGAGATGATTTATGTG ACAGACAAAAGCCAACAGAATCACTTTCTGCATTTGTTCCACATCCTACGCCTCATGGGACATCCTTGGgctgagag cTGTCGGCACGTGTCCTTCGGCCTGGTCCAGGGCATGAgcaccaggagaggagaggtggtgtTTCTGGAGGACGTCCTTGACGAGGCTTGCGCCCGGATGCTCCACAACATGCAGCAGGCAACGA CCACCAAGGAAATGGCCGACCCCGGGGACACGGCGGAGAAGGTTGGGATGAGCGCCCTCATAGTTCAA GACTTTAGAGGCCCGCTGGAGGCAGACTACAGGTTTGACTGGGACCGAATTCTCCAGGCCCAGGGAGACACCGGAGTCTTCCtgcagtacacacacgcacgcctacGAAG TTTGATACGGACTAATAGCACTATGGCAGCCAAGGAAATTGATCCTTCGCTCCTATTGGAGCACAGAAGCATTGCTATCCTGCAGCATCTTCTCCg TTTTGATGAGGTGTTATACCAGTCTAATCGAGACCTGCAACCCAGACACCTTGTCACCTTCCTAACCAAGCTCAG TCACCTCGTGGCCTCTGCCCTCAGGGAGCTGCCAGTCAAAGGAAGCCCTGACGACGTGGCTCAG GCCCGGTTAAGACTGTTCAGCGGTGCCTGCTCAGTCCTAGCCAGTGGAATGAGGATCCTGGGCATTAAGCCTGTGGAGAAAATGTGA
- the akirin2 gene encoding akirin-2 produces MACGATLKRTMDFDPLMSPASPKRRRCVPITAASTSSPQKYLRMEPSPFGEVVSSRLTTEQILHNIKQEYKRLQKRRHLDSLPQQADGCCPVDLQSAPSGSSGSCSTSPSRREQPLFSLRQVGMICERLLKEREEKIREEYNEILTSKLAEQYDAFVKFTHDQLMRRFGEQPASYVS; encoded by the exons ATGGCTTGTGGTGCTACTCTGAAGAGGACCATGGATTTCGATCCACTAATGAGCCCGGCATCACCCAAAAGGAGGAGATGCGTCCCGATCACAGCTGCTTCCACTTCATCGCCACAGAAGTATCTGCGTATGGAGCCTTCGCCATTTGGAGAAGTGGTTTCCTCCAGACTTACAACCG AACAAATCCTACACAACATCAAGCAGGAGTACAAGCGGCTGCAGAAGCGCCGACACCTGGACAGCCTTCCGCAGCAGGCGGACGGCTGCTGTCCCGTGGACCTGCAGAGTGCTCCGAGTGGATCGTCAG GGAGCTGCTCCACGTcccccagcaggagagagcagccGCTGTTCTCCCTCAGGCAGGTGGGCATGATCTGCGAACGGCTTCTGAAGGAGCGGGAGGAGAAGATCCGTGAGGAGTACAACGAGATCCTTACCTCCAAGCTCGCAG AGCAATATGACGCCTTTGTCAAGTTCACACATGACCAGCTGATGCGACGGTTTGGAGAGCAGCCTGCTAGCT ATGTTTCCTGA
- the slc35a1 gene encoding CMP-sialic acid transporter — MANEPVSAAFKLYCLSVMTLVAATYTVALRYTRTISSGDLYFSTTAVCTTEVIKLILSLGMLARETGSPSRLKNSLVEHVLQSPKELLKLSVPSVVYAVQNNMAFLALSNLDAAVYQVTYQLKIPCTALCMVFMLNRSLSRMQWFSVLMLCAGVTLVQWKPAEATKVQIEQNPFLGFVAIAIAVICSGFAGVYFEKVLKSSDTSLWVRNIQMYISGIAVTLFGVCVTDGANVMEKGFFFGYTPWVCFVVFLASVGGLYTSVVVKYTDNIMKGFSAAAAIVISTVASVLLFGLQITVTFASGAMMVCVSIYLYGLPKQEAAKLPQYNADDTEVKQKLITV, encoded by the exons atggCCAACG AGCCGGTGAGTGCGGCGTTCAAGCTGTACTGCCTGTCTGTGATGACATTGGTGGCAGCGACATACACTGTGGCCCTGCGATACACCAGAACAATATCATCAGGGGACCTGTACTTCTCCACCACTGCTGTGTGCACCACTGAAGTCATCAAATTAATACTGAGTCTTGGGATGTTGGCGAG AGAAACGGGAAGCCCCAGTCGGTTGAAGAATTCTCTGGTGGAACATGTATTGCAAAGCCCCAAAGAACTGCTCAAACTCAGCGTTCCTTCAGTGGTGTATGCTGTGCAGAATAACATGGCCTTCTTGGCCTTAAGCAACCTGGATGCAGCAGTGTATCAG gtGACCTACCAGCTGAAGATCCCGTGCACGGCCCTGTGCATGGTGTTCATGCTGAACCGCTCCCTCAGCAGGATGCAGTGGTTCTCAGTCCTAATGCTATGCGCCGGGGTCACCCTGGTTCAATGGAAGCCTGCAGAAGCCACTAAAGTCCAG ATCGAACAAAACCCCTTTCTGGGTTTTGTAGCCATCGCGATCGCCGTCATTTGTTCTGGGTTTGCAG GTGTTTACTTTGAGAAGGTCCTGAAGAGCTCCGACACGTCCCTGTGGGTGAGGAACATCCAGATGTACATCTCTGGCATCGCGGTCACGCTGTTCggagtgtgtgtgacagacggCGCCAATGTCATGGAAAAGGGCTTCTTCTTCGGCTACACCCCCTGGGTATGCTTTGTCGTGT tCCTGGCCAGTGTTGGGGGTCTGTACACCTCGGTTGTGGTGAAGTACACGGACAACATCATGAAGGGCttctctgccgccgccgccatcgtTATCTCCACAGTGGCGTCGGTCCTCCTGTTCGGTCTGCAGATCA CGGTGACCTTTGCTTCTGGAGCCATGATGGTGTGCGTGTCCATCTACCTGTATGGCCTGCCCAAGCAAGAAGCAGCCAAGCTGCCCCAGTACAACGCTGACGACACAGAGGTCAAACAGAAGTTGATCACTGTCTGA
- the LOC115534387 gene encoding protein yippee-like 5 encodes MGRIFLDHIGGTRLFCCANCDTTLTNRAELISTRFTGATGRAFLFNKVVNLQHSDVQERVMLTGRHMVRDVSCKNCNSKVGWLYEFATEDSQRYKEGRVILERALVRESEGFERTPSDSNS; translated from the exons ATGGGACGGATCTTTCTGGACCACATCGGCGGCACTCGGCTGTTCTGCTGCGCCAACTGTGACACGACGCTGACCAACCGCGCGGAGCTCATCTCCACGCGCTTCACGGGGGCCACGGGCCGAGCCTTCCTCTTCAACAAG GTGGTGAACCTCCAGCACAGCGACGTGCAGGAGCGCGTCATGCTTACCGGGAGGCACATGGTGCGGGACGTGAGCTGCAAGAACTGCAACAGCAAGGTGGGCTGGCTCTACGAGTTCGCCACGGAGGACAGCCAGCGCTACAAGGAGGGCCGCGTCATCCTGGAGAGGGCGCTggtgagggagagtgagggctTCGAGCGGACTCCTTCAGACTCCAACTCTTGA